From Brassica napus cultivar Da-Ae unplaced genomic scaffold, Da-Ae ScsIHWf_1281;HRSCAF=1830, whole genome shotgun sequence, one genomic window encodes:
- the LOC125596769 gene encoding uncharacterized protein LOC125596769, whose protein sequence is MEDYSEEEAEEYNTSEVDWGEEADQDCWDDGDDHTEGHWCADSVPEYVPNDEQEYPEVEPESMDQYSTCYGPKSQLIYEDSSEGKYYSQACPRREKTTVAAPSRSYHGSLSRHAHSTPWNYNGDQFYQNRLAAPSIHFSGHKQGPSAYLRWEDDMEQWFIAWRIPEKLKLTYAKDTLTGEAYNWWSQLDADRIYFNDPAFTWKEVKMLMYSEFVKKAKYIQKVSTRRLIKHQVLQPTVQREVVSQRQSSRPVHPPQVKRNQGEHSNSLKPSEVICYRCQGKGHLAKECPTKRVVKSVVSEAKETNLEVSDSDTRIDDSFSRMDKHIDDLINLIKARSTSVSSNSMTVLTHLSSAQKVESISGTNIEIKEQEPNLAAQSSPTLDKVISELKVNNLTYQNTGMMHLHSVQNVDEGLGNEETRTEAKQQENNEQSTLETSTPADQALEVVNTKAESMQDNQVQWRSIQNQTHNLTPKQWSMEKPIVK, encoded by the exons ATGGAGGATTACTCAGAAGAAGAGGCTGAAGAATACAACACGTCTGAGGTAGATTGGGGAGAAGAAGCTGACCAGGATTGTTGGGACGATGGAGATGACCACACTGAAGGTCATTGGTGCGCAGACTCTGTTCCAGAGTATGTCCCAAACGATGAACAAGAATACCCAGAGGTGGAACCAGAATCAATGGACCAGTATTCAACTTGCTATGGTCCCAAATCCCAACTCATCTATGAGGATAGTTCTGAAGGGAAATATTATTCTCAAGCGTGTCCTAGAAGAGAAAAGACCACTGTGGCTGCACCATCAAGATCTTATCATGGGAGTCTATCAAGACATGCTCACAGCACGCCATGGAACTACAATGGAGATCAGTTTTATCAGAATCGCTTGGCTGCACCATCTATACATTTTTCTGGTCATAAGCAAGGACCAAGTGCATATCTAAGGTGGGAGGACGACATGGAGCAATGGTTTATAGCTTGGAGAATTCCAGAGAAGCTAAAGCTAACTTATGCGAAGGATACCTTAACCGGAGAGGCATACAATTGGTGGAGTCAGCTAGATGCTGATAGGATCTATTTCAATGATCCGGCTTTTACTTGGAAAGAGGTTAAGATGCTCATGTATAGTGAGTTTGTGAAGAAGGCAAAATACATTCAGAAGGTGTCCACAAGGAGATTAATAAAGCACCAAGTCTTGCAACCCACAGTTCAGAGAGAAGTTGTTTCCCAAAGACAAAGTTCAAGGCCAGTGCATCCACCTCAAGTCAAACGAAACCAAGGTGAGCACTCTAACTCTTTAAAACCATCTGAGGTTATTTGTTATAGGTGTCAAGGCAAGGGCCATCTAGCAAAGGAGTGTCCCACAAAACGAGTTGTGAAGTCAGTAGTATCTGAagcaaaagaaacaaacttgGAGGTAAGTGATTCCGATACTAGAATTGATGATTCCTTTTCTAGAATGGATAAACATATTGATGATCTTATCAACTTGATTAAAGCTAGATCTACTTCTGTTTCTAGTAATTCCATGACTGTCTTAACACACTTGTCTAGCGCCCAAAAGGTTGAAAGTATTTCAGGTACTAACATAGAAATCAAGGAACAAGAGCCCAACCTTGCTGCGCAATCAAGTCCAACACTTGATAAGGTGATTTCTGAACTTAAAGTGAATAATCTTACTTATCAAAACACTGGTATGATGCACTTGCACTCTGTCCAGAATGTTGATGAAGGTCTAGGTAATGAGGAGACACGTACAGAAGCTAAACAACAAGAGAATAATGAGCAATCTACCCTAGAGACCTCTACACCAGCTGATCAAGCTTTAGAGGTAGTAAATACCAAAGCTGAATCAATGCAAGATAACCAG GTACAATGGAGAAGCATCCAGAACCAAACTCACAACCTTACACCCAAGCAGTGGTCAATGGAGAAACCAATTGTGAAATAG